The region ATATGCTTTTCTGCAAAGATACGATCTGCAGGATAACTTTAAATTTAATATCGAAGCAAACCATGCGACGCTTGCCGGTCATACATTTGAACATGAACTGCGCTATGCACGAGTTAACAATATGCTAGGTTCTGTTGATGCAAATCAAGGTCATCCACTGCTCGGATGGGATACAGATGAATTTCCAACTGATTTACATTCTACAACACTGGCAATGTATGAAATTCTTAAAAACGGTGGTCTTGGCCTCGGCGGTTTAAACTTTGATGCAAAGGTGAGAAGAGGTTCATTCGAGCCAGACGATTTATTCCATGCACATATTGCTGGAATGGACAGTTTTGCAGTAGGGTTAAAGGTTGCCCAGAAACTTACGGATGATCGTGTGCTGGAAAATATTTTAGAAGACCGTTACAGCAGCTATACAGAAGGGGTCGGACTGGATATCGTACAAAACAAAACCGATTTTCATAAGTTGGAGGACCATGCATTGGGACTTTCGGAAATCAAACATCAATCCGGTCGACTGGAGAAAATCAAGGCAACTATCAATCAATATTTGCTGAAAGCTTTTGCTGGGGAGTAATGCTATGAAATATGTAATCGGGATCGATTTGGGAACGAGTGCGGTTAAGCTTTTGCTGGTTAATAAACATGGCAACGTTATACAGGAAATTTCCAAAGAATATCCGTTAATTCAGGAAAGAAGCGGATACAGTGAACAAGATCCTCACGTATGGGTGGACCAGACAGTTGCAGGATTGACTGACTTGCTTCAAGATTTCAACGGTGACCCGAAGGATATTGAAGGAATCAGTTTTTCCGGACAAATGCACGGACTCGTTCTTCTGGATGAAGAAAATGAGGTGCTGCGGAATGCGATTCTTTGGAATGATACACGGACAACTAATCAATGCCGTCAGATTTACCATGCTGTTGGCGAAGAACGATTGCTGGAAATTGCGAAAAACCCTGCTTTGGAAGGATTCACGTTACCAAAGCTGTTATGGGTGAAAGAACATGAGCTTGCTTTGTTTCGGAAAGCAAAGAAATTTATTTTACCAAAGGATTACTTGCGGTATAAACTGACAGGTCAATTGCACATGGAATATTCTGATGCTGCCGGAACGTTGTTGTTGGATATTCGAAAAAAAGAGTGGAGTAAAGAGATCTGTGCGTTGGTGGACATTGATTCGACTATTTGCCCGCCATTAGTAGATTCCCATGCTGAGATTGGGAAAATAAGCTTTGAAACTGCGGTATCGACTGGTCTGTCGGAAACAACCCGGATTTTTGCCGGTGGAGCGGACAATGCTTGTGGTGCCATTGGTTCAGGAATATTGGAAGATGGAAGAACCCTTTGCAGTGTTGGCACATCAGGTGTTGTGCTTTCCTATGAGGAAAGTGATGATAAAGATTTTCAGGGACGTGTCCATTACTTTAATCATGGTGCTCCCGATGCCTTTTATACGATGGGGGTTACCCTATCAGCAGGCAATAGCCTCAGCTGGTTTAAAGATGTCTTTGCCGCAGATGAGTCATTTGAGGATTTGGTTTCTGAAGCGGGAACAGTCCCTGTTGGAGCAAACGGATTATTGTTCACGCCTTATTTGGCAGGGGAAAGAACGCCTCATGCAGACGCTTCGATTCGGGCAAGTTTTGTCGGTATGGATGTATCACACCAGCGACAAGACTTTGTTCGGGCAGTTCTTGAAGGGATTACTTTCTCCTTGAATGAATCGATTCATATTTTCCGTAATAATGGAAAAGTAATTGATTCCATTGTTTCGATTGGCGGCGGCGCAAAGAACGAGGTGTGGCTACAAATTCAGGCAGATATTTTTAACGCAAAAATTATTAAACTTTCAAGTGAGCAAGGCCCGGGAATGGGAGCAACAATGCTGGCAGCATATGGATGTGGATGGTTTGATTCATTAAGTGAATGTGCGGATGAATTTTTGAAAATAGAAAGCACGTATACGCCGGATAGGGATCGTGCAGAAAGATATAAGAAGCTATTTGAAATCTATCAGGAAGTATATGGACAGACGAAAGCGATGAACGAAAAACTTGTGGAATTTCGGAATTAATTTATGTAAACAGGCTATCTCAGAAATATTCAACCAAGATTGAATTACTTTTTGAGGTGGTCTTTTTAATTACTTAATGG is a window of Virgibacillus ihumii DNA encoding:
- the xylB gene encoding xylulokinase, translated to MKYVIGIDLGTSAVKLLLVNKHGNVIQEISKEYPLIQERSGYSEQDPHVWVDQTVAGLTDLLQDFNGDPKDIEGISFSGQMHGLVLLDEENEVLRNAILWNDTRTTNQCRQIYHAVGEERLLEIAKNPALEGFTLPKLLWVKEHELALFRKAKKFILPKDYLRYKLTGQLHMEYSDAAGTLLLDIRKKEWSKEICALVDIDSTICPPLVDSHAEIGKISFETAVSTGLSETTRIFAGGADNACGAIGSGILEDGRTLCSVGTSGVVLSYEESDDKDFQGRVHYFNHGAPDAFYTMGVTLSAGNSLSWFKDVFAADESFEDLVSEAGTVPVGANGLLFTPYLAGERTPHADASIRASFVGMDVSHQRQDFVRAVLEGITFSLNESIHIFRNNGKVIDSIVSIGGGAKNEVWLQIQADIFNAKIIKLSSEQGPGMGATMLAAYGCGWFDSLSECADEFLKIESTYTPDRDRAERYKKLFEIYQEVYGQTKAMNEKLVEFRN